The Castanea sativa cultivar Marrone di Chiusa Pesio chromosome 4, ASM4071231v1 sequence TCCAACCATATCATGCCACATGGCCACGACCCGCGTAACGCTGCCACTACGCATTCAATGTGTCACGAAATcccaaaggttaaaaaaaaaaaaaacttttcgtCTTCCACGGTCATCAGGACACGCATTGACGACCATGGAACCCGGGGGGGCAGCTGATGGGGCTGACGAAGTTGAACACGGACGAGGTCGCCTCCACAGACGAACCTGACAGATTATCTGCGTCATTGGCGAGAACGTTAATActattcaatgctgccaataatgtcccggaccgttacaagaccagctggacgaaccggtGGAAACGTATTAAAATCCATTACTCCGCCAGAGACATTATCAAGGAAGACATTAACACCACAACGGCTATAGTCCAGAaggatatataaagccctcacaacacTAATACGAGGTACACACAGAATCATAACATATATTGAgctatttttgatattttgactgCCACCTTCTTTCATTCTAACTTTGGCATTGAAGGCGTTGTGgcagacaccacaccggtgaccatttgagTGAGTTCTCGCTTCCATCGCGTCGCCAGAGCGCTACCGGCACCGTCTGGACGAACCCAAAGAAACTGACGAGCTTCTGCTTCATCAACGGTATTCTCCTTGTTGTCTGAAGATGATAAGGTGTTGTTGCGTGACAATGGTGACCGCTTCTGTTTGCTTCACGACTTGGGAATCCCATTGATATATCACGGTGCTttgttacaaaaaataaaaagcgtGGCTGAATCGGCTAGGGGATTGAGGATGCCAATTGTTGTGGATCTATTGCGCCTTATGAAACGCGTAATAAAGATACCCATGACAATTCATGATGTGGTGGTTTCATTCAATGATGAATATGAGGTGGTCAGTGTCAGAATAGTTTTGGACTTCGTAGAGACTTATGAACCTACGCCCATTCCGGCGGCGGAATCTTCCATTCGAGCTTTGGAGAAGGTTATGTTTTAAGGAGGACCAAACTCGATTCAAGAATGTACTATCTGCATGGAAGAGTTTCAAATTGATTCGAATGTCACTCGCATGCCATGCTCGCATGTCTATCACGAAAAATGTATCTTCAAGTGGTTGAAGACGAGTCACGTATGCCCCTTGTGCCGATACCCAATGCCACAAGGCTGTTAAGATTGGGAATTAAGCACcaatttcttgatcaaattttagttttatgtttATATGTGATTCTAGCTCAATTTCTTTGAAAATATTAGTTGTtattgaaggttttttttttttttttttgagaatgagttGTTATTGaagtttgtttctttatttattagtagtcattatgaaaaattttgtaccAAGATCTTGAAATCGTGATATATTTTATCCTTGTTGGCCCCTTGGATTTGATCATATTTAATTTGTgcatattattttttcatagcATATGTTAATTGGTAAGCATATAAAAATGACattcataattattttattttatcttaaattaattagtttagtatattttatgttttctaaaACTACTTTTACTCTAATTAATGTGTAAGTAATCTTTACATGTTTAACTTAATCCCAAAAATTTTTCTAACTCAACCATAGTTCGAATtcttgagtcttttttttttttttttttattacaaaaattctTCAGTCTTCTTGATTGATAATAATAACTTGttttatcaattaattaatctGTTGCTTAAAACTTTTGGGTCTAATTAGTTTTATGTGTAATAATATTATTCCTGGTCATTAAAAAACtttaatcataatattttttaaaaaatatatcatttttataaaaaatatcagaTAGGCCAAGAattgtattgacccctttgtaatgaattaaccaattaattagccaagtgaattaattaggttcaaatacatgcaatgagcgtggtagcacaaacaaatcaccaaataactaaatatgtagcggaaattaaatgacacggtgatttgtttacgaatggagaaaacctccgaggcaaaaatcccaccaagtgattttaagatcaccactctaagaatccactattatcaaaacaagttgttacaagtaaaagaatctcaataccttataccaacctacagttgaacccttatctcaatacccaattggacttgttctgtactaacaatctcttcttgtattgcatggctcctagttgtaactaaccaatagatgcgcggatcctagtacgtaacttggctacaaagttcttctgttcatcacacgatgaaaatcatgaagttgcttggtcacaaaatcttatggtgtacaaacacagcatcttctataagaaaaagaagaactagggcaaatattgtttccggtcacaatttgcatgaacaagactttgctcaatactcgCGCAATCCtagatggcccttaaaataatttttatacatgtttagggttgtgagaaaagaaagcccaaacatacattcacggattggatgaaaatcagctctgaaaaactgaacttcataaatctcgacaaataCCCTAGCTGTCGAGCAACTGCCGAGCCTCAGGCtaaaacagctcttttaaacctcgatagatactagctgtcgagttatctgttgagctttaatgaacaacacttccttACTtaattcttggacagatttgcatggctttaacacttgaacttgaaaccttatttcttgaagtattaaacacatcctagatctacccaattacaagtaaagtgcgttttgttaaaggattagtcaatatataaaatgttgacatatgttcctaacatcaaatcacatatgcCCTAATAATATCTTGAGTAGAATTCCCTTGTTCCCCTAGCTAACTAATGGAAATTATCATATCTATATTGATATCTATAtgatatattatatactatataataaaaattgggtttAGAAGTTTTGATTGCACCAAATTATagtaatttttaagaaaaaaacaaccgtttatttattattatcaacatctttggataaaataacaataaatattttaacaaaacatgcaatttaCATCAATAattgttttaacaaaacatgccgGCTACTTTctatatacaaaaaatttaaataaatagaaaacatGCAACCTACATTTTATtcatattaacttttttttcttttcctttttacgTGAATAAAAGGAGTTACATACACATATTGGAATATACATACACATCCAAGTCTACTTGGTAACCCcataaagtcttttttttttttttaaatacataaattcattacccaattttttttttttttgataactcaAGTCTTTTTCTtattccctcaaaaaaaagGAGGGCAAATTACAGTAAACTCACTTGTGGTTATACCCATTTTCACTTTACCTACTCatagtttaaaacttaacactttgcccacctgagaTTACCTCTATTAGGGTTCCGTAACCCACCTCATCAATTTCATcgttaaaattaaaacaaaacaaacaaacaaacaaaaaagagaaaagaagatctaaagatattttgtaaatattatgAAGGTTTGGCTTTATATGAACATTCTACTTCtttgtaaaaattttctttaagctaaaaatttaaacaaaattgtgATATccataaaaatccaaaaaggaaaaaggaaaagagaaaaatataacaCAATTAGTGCCTAAATGCAAAAGAAAAGCCATCCACAGCCAAGAGAGAGATGAGATCCTCCCCAAACTCTAGCCctttcacagagagagagagagagagagaaagagagatccaATGTTGATCTGCATGAGAGAGAAGTACATCCACCAGCGATCTAGCGTGAGAGAAGTAGATCCGCCGATGACTCGCGTTAGCACCTTCATTGAATCTTAGTCGCCACACTTGTTCGCATTATTCCCGCAACTCTGTGGTTACCTATCTACCTCACCAAGTCAAATTCAACGTTTCCTATACAAATCAGATTCATCCTTCTCTACTTTACTAGATTCATGACTATTgttgtgtgtttttttgtggCTGATGAAGGGTGAATCACTGGGATAAAGGAATTTTTTCTGGGTTCTTTCTTGGTTGGGTCATGGTGGTTAGGAATGATAATGAATCGAGTTTGAGGCGGGTTTTTTAATGCTCGAACTCAACCCGGATGCCTATCCCTGTGACCTGAACCCGACCGTttaataaaagagttttttttcaCCCTAAACCTGTCCCGTCCCATCATGCCTGGCCCAAAATCAAAAAGAGAAATTACAAAcacacaaatttcaaatttatgattttccagcccaaaatcacaaacacaaacacaaatcttaACGCAAACATAAACACTGAAATCATAAACACAAACACTAACTCACATGATTGAGACaaactaaacccaaaaaaaaaaatggagaacaAGGTGGAGTGAGGCCGTGAAAGGGTAGTTGAGTAAGGCCGTGAGGGGGATTGAGTGAGGCCGTGAGAGGGTGGCTGACTGGCAAGGTATCGGTGCGAGATAGGTGAGGGATATGGCCATATGGGTTGTGCGAGATGGGCAAGGGAGATGAAAGGGTTGTGAGAGATCGACAAGGGCAAACCGGAGATAAGAGAGTCAGGGAGTTATGCTTGACTGATTGTGGCCATGTGAGTGAGAGAGCTGagagatgaagagggagaggtGGTCGTGTGAGTGAGAGAGCTGAGAGATGAAGAGAGAGTTTAGAAGATATTTATACCTAGGGttatggtttttaaaatttttttttatttatattatatatgtatacaagTCAGGTTCGTGCCAGGTTTGCATAATACCCAAACCTGTTTTGGATTTCTTAATAAAACCCAAACCCGCCCCATTTGCTTCAAGAGTTAGGTAAGACCCGCCCCATTAGGGTCGGGTCAGATTGAGTACTCGCGGGTCAGGCATATTTTGCCATCTCTAATGGTGGTGCTAAGTTTTTTGTGGGTTTAATAGATTCATGACTACTGTTGTGGTTTTTTATGGCTATGAAAGGTGGGTCATCGTGGAAAATGAGTTTTTGCTGGGATTTTTTGGCTAGGTCATGGTGGTGTTCGGACTTttgtgggtttctttttttttgctttgaatgctagatttttttttatgcgtattaaacacacaaaagaaagatttgatttgattggtAAATTCTTGTGACTTATTTGAATTGATTGGCTcaagaaaattcttaggtagatGAAGAATGTTCTTCAACTaaagtttcacaatttttacaaatatgCATTTAgatcttttttatatatgtttttgacAGAGGTGGGTTATAGAATGTTAACAGAGGTAACCTTAGGTGGGCAAAATGCCAAGTTTTAAATCACGGGTGGATAGGCAAAGTGAAAATGAGTCTAACCACAtgtgggtttactgtaattttccaaaaaaaaatctttttcttatgGAGACAGACCAATTAGAGAGAAACATTCATGGCTAGGACCCTCTGAAATTATCAAAATAGGATTATGGGTGCCATTTACGTGGATTGAAAATTATAAtggttattattatattttgagaTTATCTATTTGATGAAGACTTTTTTGAATCCTAATTAAGTTAggatttctttatatatatatatatatatatatatatatatatagagagagagagagagagagagagagagagagagtttttactgtattcttatatatattcctatcacaacttcttctttttaaggcttcttctttctttttctttttctttttattttatttttttggaaagaaacaCTACTTATTATTCTAATCAATTCTCTCCCCCATTATCAATAATTCTCCTTCTCTCATAATTTCTATGTTGATTAGAAATCTAACgctctttttgttttatattgtttttttctttttacttagGCAATTTGATACTTGTGAAATCCATATAGTAGAATGCTTTATCAAACATATCATCCACACTATTGCAAGCATGTAATTCTCTTCTAcgtttatgtgttttttttttttataggttttgcTTATGAGTCATAAAGGCAATTTTAAATCCATGAAATACATTATATAAACCTCTATAAATATTTacactttatctatttattatttaagaatgatcaaattttgtattctcTACTACAAAAAGGGtttcatctttttatttcaGCTGGTTTGTATTTGTGTTATGTTTATACATGCCTTAttagattaaattaattttcttgaatagtaaaattttcatgttactatttctcatttttatttttgttgttagtaATATTATATGTGCGTGGAAAAGATTGTctaatggacaaagtttagttacaaaattagttgtagccttaggttacaaacttatttaatatctttttattggagatgaattttgacaaatccaccattggattacatcttcttcttatatccttcatacttgcaaagtttcaagaaaattaaagatcaatagctgtgtcatcaataaatttattaaattgcaagtttttgtaatttaaaattatgcacgAAATATAAGCTtatcaattatataataaataatatctgattaacacaaaatttaacatgtgtgtaagaacatgcaattcaacggttaaattttcaaattatgttgtaatatttattttattgagtgagtttgtagccttaagctacaaccaattttgtagctaaattttgtccttgtCTAATTTCACTctaattcatttttgttttggtttttacaAATACCAATATTCATACTTATATTTAGCACCCACaagacatttaaaaaatattcctTCACAAGATCGCTATAACCAAGAAATATTGAACCTACATCATGAAAAAGAATCCACACCTCAATCTGATCCTACAACTTTGCttgaactaataatttttttaacaattgtcTATGTAAGGACCAGGAAATCTATCAGCCCAAGCTCACCTAGAACAGTGAGTTTGTACAATTCAACCTAGgcccaaatcaataaatttgtaagaaaatgaaacaaacaaCAATAGAGAGCTCAACCTGAGGATGAGAATAAGGAAGGAAGACTtcatattatagaaaatatactattcactctcttctctcaatgttcttcttttacttttcctttttcttttatctaaaATCCGAATCCCTTTTCTCTgaaaactttctttttcttatatactcTCCCCTACTTCACATCTTGACCTCCTATCTTTACCTAACCAAATTCTCCTTATGACACCTCCCCCCTTAAACATTTGATAAAGGTGGTAGAAGAAGTTGCTTAGCTGTGAAtcgcactgttcaggtcacttcctcatcaataCAGCTAATAAAGCTGTTGTTCACCATTTGATGCGGAGGCAACAGCCTACTTCAAACTAGAAACTCCCCTATGACCTTTGATTCTCTCTCATCAGATTCCTCCTCCCACTTGGAACGCCCCAGAGTCATTTTGACtcatctcttcctcctcccGAGCAACCTTCCTCCTCGGGCCCGTGGCCCATATTGCAACTCTTCAACTTCATCCTCGGCCCTCGGGTACCCACAGTTTATGTCCAATATCTTCCTTAGGAATCCtctaatattatattttcattaCTCTCCACTCATCTTTAAGGTGATCCTCTTTAGATAAAAGAGGCcattaaaattgtaaataaaggtttgaaagaaagaaaaaaaattgtagtgcTCTTGAAGTGCATAAAACaattacgttttttttttttttggaaaatgaaaaattctAGTTAagtttttttaggttttaattattaaattatggaattttttcatatatatgttGTGTGATTGCTTGGGGCCTTTTAAGAGCAATACTTTATATacaatttatatgatttagATTCAAGttcttattaatatattattttccaataaaattattctaaaaatttatAGTCAAAATCGTGAAATGCACAGGAATAATACTAGTGTAAGGACACAGTTTTGTTCCTAAGCTTAAAAGGTAAAATGATCtaagcccaaagagcccaatataatgaatttgtagagagtgggttagaAAATTAGGCTCTAATGAGTTGGATAACAATTATAGTGAGTCCAGatgacaagaaaacaaaaatatactAGTTTTATTCAGAGAAAATCGACCTCGGTTTAATCCGAGGAGAttagttcttgaatatatttccTTTGAATTTGACTACAAATCTAGTTTTTATTGCTACCGTGTCTTTCTCTCAATTCTCATATGCCCCTCTTCTATAATGGTGTCTTTCTTCCTTATATTCCCTTCTTTTGTTTTATCTCcaccctccacgtgtaggtcaagTTGCTAGCTttgatccttgtcccatcagcacattCCTGAAGCCTTTGGGAGTAACTCTAAGGCTAAATATCACTATttaggtatcacctccacattaatgcgactagagagttagctgcagaaTATTCAATGCTGTGATAACAgctttttcttagatatttcttagcttcctTTTGTCTTATGTTTTcctgatgtttatccttattAATAGAAGCCTTCGGAGTGTTGCTCTTGATAGCATACCACACCTTCTTACCTCTGCTTCGATTAGCCGATGTGTCATTTGTCCTTGAACCTCCTTCCTGAACCCTCATGACCAAACCCCTTTCTTCATTCAATAACGTGGACTTCTGCGATGATGTTTATCCTTCTTCAGACTACTAGGTGTTCTCGGACATGGCCCACAGCTCAACATACACTACTAGGTGTGTCATCCCTACAActagtataatataaaattaaagtatTTGACTTATTATTGACTTCATAGCACATAAGCTTGATGTGCTCACAATTTTCAAcgtcatttatattttttaaattattattttatttgacaaaatCTAAACACAAAGAAACAAGTTTTAATTAAACTATTTATCATTTTCCAAATCTCACGCTTATTAGGATTTCtactgattttattttatttggctttattttcaattaattaataatttattcttttttgagtcctcttaggaatttttttctcactcccttcataaaaaacaatatcataaaaaacaaatatgtgGGGCAAACTTATGTGACATTTAACAAAAAATGTAGACAAATGGGCTACTAACGCAAACGGCGGCTAATGTAAACagaataaaattttatggtATAAAActcaaatacccccaaactttaggatGCAATTTAGCCTAAACTTAAGTGTGATTGTCATTCTGAGaattaatcaattatttatttttataaaagtttaaaaGTAATTGGTTTCCTAAATCTAAAAGGATAGGAAAAATATTGGGGtgggtaggttttttttttttttttcatataaggttgggtatttctttctttaagataaAGTTTGAAAAACAAGTGGGTAAACAAGAACTCTATTCCGCGAACAATGCTGTTTCCCAACATGTCTATTTAGTCTATAATTCTAtatctaatatatatacacacacaaaatattGCATAGGTTACGTTCCAAAGAtctctcaatttctttctcGAGGTCTCTGCAACAtctcttactttttctttcGTTCCCTATCTTGTCAACTTTCAAACATGTCCCGACGCAGATCCAACTTCTATGAAAACGTTAAATTCAGGGTATGGCAGGAAAGCCAACCCAGGAACCAGCCACCATCGCAGTGTTTGGACGGCTTTCCTATCGAAATTTATATGCTTAAGGTAATGCGGCTAGAAGAGAGCTTAGACGTTGGCAACAGTCATGATCATGAACCACCGACAACTTCCTACGAACAAATAAGCCTTCACAGAAAATCAGTGTGGCTCCCCAAACATGAGGTTCTGTTGCAAGACAACGGTGATCGCTTATCCTTTTTGCTTTGCGACTTTGACATCCCAGTTGAAAATCACGATCCTGTGTTACAAGAAATAGCTAGTGTTGCTGGATCTGCTGGGACGTCAAGGATGCCAATTGTTGTGAACCTGTTGCGCATAGTGAAACTTGTAATAGAGGAGattattgatgatgatgatgatgaagactctaatgaggaggaggaggagcttGATAGTGTAATTTTGGATTCCATGGAGACGTATGAGCCTATTCCGGCAACTAAATGTTCCATTAAGGCTTTGGAGAAGGTTAGGTTTCAACAAGGGTTGAAGTCGGTTCAAGAATGTGTCATTTGCATGGAAGAGTTCCATACTGGTTCTGAAGTCACTCGCATGCCGTGTTCGCATATCTATCATGGAGATTGTATTGTTAGGTGGCTAGAAACAAGTCACATCTGTCCCTTGTGCCGATACCCAATGCCGCATAATGACCTATGGAGTCCCAGTATTATTGATTGTGTCTATATGTGTATTAATTTTCCGTTGGTGTTATATATATGTGTTAGAGCATTAGcaaaattgctaaaatattatttttagcaccacaaaCTACAATAACTGAGGTACATATGATGCCATATTTAAAAATCTTTGACAATCCGCTACTAGTTTACTGTAGCAAATTGCTatttacttttaatattttactgATTTAGGTTGctatttacttttaattttttataaaaaaaaattgattaaaatgaatgcttaatagttaatatatgccctaagggcacacattaaccgttATCGAGTCACTCTGCCTGTTGTTTCTTGGACTTCTCAGCCTTAAGCTTCCTTAATGTCATCGAACTTAGTTTCTCTCCACTAGATTCTTCAGAAACTACAGGGGcggcttgatgcatttgggGGCCTAAGACAAAAATTAACTATCTTGTCTTTTAGATtcaaaattactactaattaacatAAACTAcatagaattttttcttttttagaaattttataaacagaatttgacaaaaaatttttATACTTGTTGATATGGTAGATtaatagtggtaagtaaaagagTGGTGTTAATGGTAGTCTTATTGCCCTTTTGGATCCGGATTATTAGAGCTGCATTTTGCTTTTTGcgttttctccttttttttttcatttcttctgCGGGGGACAAAACGCGCTGTGTGCACACTGTAAGCGTACTGTGCACGCACTGTTCACGCactttttcagcaattttttattaaaattaggtcccacagtactattcacacatttaaaaattattttgttacagtattttcagtttttagttttcagcaataagttctatccaaacggacccttagatgaaaactagtaaaagtttgctaactcaactcttattattattccttttttttagaagtgtaacattcacaatattttttacaacaaatcctaagttttaagttactttttgttttctatttgaaaatatcactataattatttttttgccatcaataacAGGCtgtaacaacctactacttagaatttgttgtaaaagtgttgtgaaaaatattatgaacattgcatttttctttcttttttatttgtattttatctGGCAAAAatataggcgtaaatgcactttttgtccctatattttgcacttttttcattttggtccctacattttctttttatcacttttagtccctaaaccaattaacgtcTGACATTTAGGTCCTTTCTGCAACCCAACTAACGGCAAAAGCTGACGTGGTTGAcggtggaataaaaaaataatataattgtggggagtaaaaggacccaaatgggcatatgggcctttggactgtagcatggaagGCCGACCTGCCCCAGATttgaactctacgaattggccaatacgccgagggtccaagggtgcagccgaggacgagcttctcctcggacaagcccaagagaattcaaagcctcattatgaaggtcaaagcacaactctagaaagactaatggttaaagggggaaaccctgaaccttctcgatacaccagtgttaaggaaaatatctagagcaaaggctgccacctccgcattaaaggctttgcacctacctccctggccgcattaatggggaagtgacccctgaacagtagggcagaaacttctagtcagggtcccaaaaggcatctaaaaaaggggtatttaagggggaggaatgcAAAAGAATGGgggatctctctctttctctctctcgcttactctctctctctaaagaaaaagaaaagaaattaaggattgtaacctgtaagaaagaaagagaaataatacagaattggtcctcggcttatatccgaggaggcctatttgcagttaacaattgttattcacaagtgtttgtaactctcaggctgttgtcaagttctcagtatctttaacctagatttcaagcccacactctacaaattttattgtttaaggctcattgggcctgagcccataatcttctttgggtccaggtgcaattgtgcacttacaattggcgccgtctgtagggaatctagtctagaaaaggttgggataccatggcaggcctaggttctcaccatgcagagtcacagggatcacaaccgaaggatcatttcgagcgccttgagcgtcaaagggatcgtgagggaagtgtccatacagaataccccggggctagccatactcagggcgggggtagcaccacccacgaggatggtgctagggccatgcagagggagattggtCGTCTGAAAagaaagttacgccgcgccagacgcaggtcttcaccgtcctcatctaatccttcctcggaggaggtacggggaggtagctacagctcaaggtcatgctcaccccccagtgcaatgtcctctggcgaggaggacgaccaaccagctcgcagacgcaagaagtttccttctaggggcttagggaacgatgctatgagtcgggcgttgcatcaactctccaaatctccgttttcacggaggatagagaaggggaggcttcccaggaggtttactcaacccacctttaccatctacaatggccggactgatccggtggagcacgtgagtcactttaaccagaggatggcgatGCACTCTCATAATGAggctctgatgtgtaaagttttcccctctag is a genomic window containing:
- the LOC142632816 gene encoding uncharacterized protein LOC142632816, which produces MRLEESLDVGNSHDHEPPTTSYEQISLHRKSVWLPKHEVLLQDNGDRLSFLLCDFDIPVENHDPVLQEIASVAGSAGTSRMPIVVNLLRIVKLEEELDSVILDSMETYEPIPATKCSIKALEKVRFQQGLKSVQECVICMEEFHTGSEVTRMPSLSFLNVIELSFSPLDSSETTGAA